In Pseudomonas sp. Leaf58, one DNA window encodes the following:
- a CDS encoding CoA transferase subunit A, translated as MAGLDKRVATYEQALEGLTDNMTVLAGGFGLCGIPENLISEIKRRGVKGLTVVSNNCGVDGFGLGVLLEDRQIRKMVASYVGENAEFERQLLSGELDVELTPQGTLAEKMRAGGAGIPAFYTATGYGTPVADGKEVREFNGRKYILEQSITGDFAIVKGWKADHYGNVVYRNTAQNFNPLAATAGKITVVEVEEIVEPGVLLPSEIHTPGIYVDRVIVGTFEKRIEKRTVKA; from the coding sequence ATGGCCGGACTGGACAAGCGCGTTGCAACCTATGAACAGGCCCTCGAAGGCCTGACCGACAACATGACGGTACTGGCGGGCGGTTTCGGCCTGTGCGGCATCCCAGAAAACCTCATCAGTGAAATCAAGCGCCGTGGCGTCAAGGGTTTGACCGTGGTTTCCAACAACTGCGGCGTCGATGGCTTTGGCCTCGGCGTGCTGCTGGAGGACCGGCAAATTCGCAAGATGGTCGCGTCCTACGTGGGCGAGAACGCTGAGTTTGAACGCCAGCTGCTGAGCGGTGAACTGGATGTGGAACTGACCCCGCAGGGCACCCTCGCCGAGAAGATGCGCGCTGGCGGCGCCGGCATCCCGGCCTTCTACACCGCCACCGGCTACGGCACCCCGGTTGCCGACGGCAAGGAAGTGCGCGAGTTCAACGGCCGCAAGTACATCCTCGAACAATCCATCACCGGTGACTTCGCCATCGTCAAGGGCTGGAAAGCCGACCACTACGGCAACGTGGTGTACCGCAACACCGCGCAAAACTTCAACCCGCTGGCAGCCACCGCCGGCAAGATCACCGTGGTCGAAGTGGAAGAGATCGTCGAGCCCGGCGTGCTGCTGCCCAGCGAAATCCACACCCCGGGTATTTACGTGGACCGCGTCATCGTCGGCACCTTCGAAAAGCGTATCGAAAAGCGCACCGTCAAGGCCTGA
- a CDS encoding CoA transferase subunit B — MALTREQMAQRVARELKDGYYVNLGIGIPTLVANYVPADMDVMLQSENGLLGMGEFPTESTLDADMINAGKQTVTARRGASIFDSAQSFAMIRGGHVDLTVLGAFEVDVQGNIASWMIPGKLVKGMGGAMDLVAGAENIIVTMTHASKDGESKLLAHCSLPLTGAGCIRKVLTDLAYLEIEDGAFILRETAPGVSVEEIIQKTAGKLIVPDDVKEMTF; from the coding sequence ATGGCACTGACCCGCGAACAGATGGCGCAACGTGTTGCCCGTGAACTGAAAGACGGCTACTACGTCAACCTGGGCATCGGTATTCCGACCTTGGTGGCCAACTACGTACCTGCCGACATGGATGTAATGCTGCAATCGGAAAACGGCCTGCTTGGTATGGGCGAATTCCCCACCGAAAGCACCCTGGATGCCGACATGATCAATGCCGGCAAGCAGACTGTCACCGCCCGCCGTGGCGCCTCGATCTTCGACTCGGCGCAATCGTTCGCCATGATCCGTGGCGGCCACGTCGACCTAACCGTACTGGGCGCTTTCGAAGTGGACGTGCAAGGCAACATTGCCTCGTGGATGATCCCGGGCAAGCTGGTGAAGGGCATGGGCGGCGCCATGGACCTGGTGGCCGGTGCTGAGAACATCATCGTCACCATGACCCATGCTTCCAAGGACGGCGAGTCCAAATTGCTGGCGCACTGCAGCCTGCCGCTGACCGGTGCCGGCTGCATCCGCAAGGTGCTGACCGACCTGGCCTACCTGGAAATCGAAGACGGCGCCTTCATCCTGCGCGAGACCGCGCCCGGGGTGAGCGTTGAAGAAATCATCCAGAAAACCGCCGGCAAGCTGATCGTGCCGGATGACGTGAAGGAAATGACCTTCTAA
- a CDS encoding aldo/keto reductase gives MRYVKLAGSSVPAIGQGTWYMGEDPGLRAAEVAALQQGIELGLSLIDSAEMYAEGGAEEVVGQAIAGRRDQVFLVSKVYPHNASRRGMAAACERSLTRLGTDCIDLYLLHWRGQHPLDETVEAFERLREQGKIKRWGVSNFDVDDLRELHNPDCATNQVLYNPAQRGIEFDLLPWCEKRALPTMAYCPLAQAGRLLQHPVLAEIAERHGATPAQVSLAWVTRDDGVIAIPKAVAPEHVRLNAAAGSLTLTSEDLWAIDRAFPAPTRKQRLAMV, from the coding sequence ATGCGTTACGTGAAACTGGCAGGTTCGAGCGTTCCGGCCATCGGCCAAGGCACCTGGTACATGGGTGAAGATCCAGGCTTGCGCGCCGCCGAGGTAGCAGCGCTGCAACAGGGCATCGAACTTGGCCTGAGCTTGATCGATAGCGCCGAGATGTATGCTGAAGGCGGCGCCGAGGAAGTCGTTGGCCAAGCCATTGCCGGGCGCCGTGACCAGGTGTTTCTGGTCAGCAAGGTCTACCCGCACAATGCCAGCCGACGCGGCATGGCGGCCGCCTGCGAGCGCAGCCTCACACGCCTGGGCACCGACTGCATCGACCTGTACCTGCTGCACTGGCGTGGCCAGCACCCGCTGGACGAAACCGTCGAAGCCTTCGAGCGCCTGCGCGAGCAAGGCAAGATCAAACGTTGGGGCGTTTCCAATTTCGACGTCGACGACCTGCGCGAACTGCACAACCCCGATTGCGCCACCAACCAGGTGTTGTACAACCCGGCCCAGCGTGGCATCGAGTTCGACCTGTTGCCCTGGTGCGAAAAGCGCGCCTTGCCGACCATGGCCTACTGCCCGCTGGCCCAGGCCGGGCGCCTGTTGCAGCACCCTGTGCTGGCGGAAATCGCTGAGCGCCATGGCGCCACACCAGCCCAGGTCAGCCTGGCCTGGGTGACCCGCGATGACGGCGTGATTGCCATTCCCAAGGCCGTGGCGCCCGAGCATGTGCGGCTGAATGCGGCCGCGGGTTCGCTGACCTTGACCAGCGAAGACCTGTGGGCGATCGACCGAGCGTTCCCAGCACCGACGCGCAAGCAGCGGTTGGCGATGGTCTAG
- a CDS encoding LysR family transcriptional regulator codes for MNVKQLRAFVAVAKYQSFAQAGEHLHVSQPALSLTIKALEENLGGALLSRTTRSVSLTAEGEVLLPLARRLLADWDDTEEMLRQRFTLQLGRVSVAAMPAFAGNLLPRSLKVFRQCYPKVNVTVHDVINEQVQELVRHRRVELGIGFEPDNIDGLNFHPLYMDRFVAVVPADSPLALLPQVSWAQLMAEDFVALQRPSAVRLLMEQNVAAHHGKLTVAFESHQLATIGRMVASGLGVSAVPALCINQMQELGARCVTLVEPTVERRIGVIALSEHKLSTAAQALLEVVLSTTQIPEVTCVT; via the coding sequence ATGAACGTCAAGCAACTGCGCGCCTTTGTCGCCGTGGCCAAGTACCAAAGCTTCGCCCAAGCCGGTGAGCACCTGCATGTCTCGCAACCGGCGCTGAGCCTGACCATCAAGGCCCTGGAAGAAAACCTTGGCGGCGCCCTGCTCAGCCGCACCACGCGTAGCGTCAGCCTGACCGCCGAAGGCGAGGTGCTGCTGCCACTGGCACGGCGCCTGCTGGCCGACTGGGACGACACCGAAGAGATGCTACGCCAGCGTTTCACCCTGCAGCTGGGCCGGGTTTCGGTGGCGGCCATGCCCGCCTTCGCCGGCAACTTGCTGCCCCGCTCGCTCAAGGTGTTTCGCCAGTGCTACCCAAAGGTCAACGTCACCGTGCATGACGTGATCAACGAACAGGTACAGGAACTGGTGCGCCATCGCCGCGTCGAACTGGGCATCGGCTTCGAGCCGGACAACATCGACGGCCTGAACTTCCACCCGTTGTACATGGACCGCTTCGTTGCGGTGGTGCCCGCCGATTCGCCATTGGCGCTGCTGCCCCAAGTCAGTTGGGCGCAGCTGATGGCCGAAGACTTCGTGGCCCTGCAACGTCCATCGGCGGTGCGCTTGCTGATGGAGCAGAACGTAGCCGCCCATCATGGCAAGCTGACGGTAGCCTTCGAGAGCCACCAGTTGGCAACCATCGGCCGTATGGTTGCCAGCGGCCTGGGGGTCAGTGCCGTGCCGGCGCTGTGCATCAACCAGATGCAAGAACTTGGCGCCCGCTGCGTGACCCTGGTCGAACCCACGGTCGAGCGCCGCATCGGCGTGATTGCCCTCAGTGAACACAAGCTTTCTACTGCAGCGCAGGCGCTGCTTGAGGTTGTGCTTTCCACTACCCAGATCCCGGAGGTGACATGCGTTACGTGA
- a CDS encoding short-chain fatty acid transporter, with the protein MAAEIQDSRSARFALRCSNWAERWFPDSWVFAALAVMLVSIGALVTGAKPTDTAKAFGDGFWSLIPFTMQMAFVVIGGYVVASSPPAARLIDRLARIPKNGRSAVCWVALISMLASLLNWGLSLVFGGLLVRALARRTELKMDYRAAGAAAYLGLGAVWALGLSSSAAQLQANPASLPPSILSITGVIPFTETIFLWQSGVLLAALVVVSLVVAYATAPGPNSARSAQDCGVDPSFTAPPAPQRTRPGEWLEYSPILILLLVALAAGWLYQEFATKPAITAISGLNTYNLLFIMLGALLHWRPRSFLDAVTRAVPTTTGVLIQFPLYGSIAAILTQVKGVDEQTLAHHISLFFTQIATHDTYALLMGVYSAVLGFFIPSGGGKWIIEAPYVMLVANDLQYHLGWAVQIYNAAEALPNLINPFYMLPLLGVLGLKARDLIGFSFVQLLVHVPLVLVLLWALGTTLQYLPPVMP; encoded by the coding sequence GTGGCCGCTGAAATCCAAGACAGCCGCTCCGCCCGCTTTGCCTTGCGCTGTTCCAACTGGGCCGAACGCTGGTTCCCAGACTCCTGGGTATTCGCTGCCCTGGCGGTGATGCTGGTGAGCATCGGCGCCTTGGTCACGGGCGCCAAGCCGACCGACACCGCCAAGGCCTTTGGCGATGGTTTCTGGAGCCTGATCCCATTCACCATGCAGATGGCCTTCGTGGTTATCGGCGGCTATGTGGTGGCCAGTTCGCCGCCCGCCGCCCGGCTGATCGACCGCCTGGCGCGCATTCCGAAGAACGGCCGTTCGGCCGTGTGTTGGGTGGCGCTGATTTCAATGCTGGCGTCGTTGCTCAATTGGGGCCTGTCGCTGGTGTTTGGTGGTTTGCTGGTGCGGGCCCTGGCGCGGCGCACCGAGCTGAAGATGGATTACCGCGCCGCCGGTGCTGCCGCCTACCTGGGCTTGGGCGCCGTATGGGCGCTGGGCTTGTCTTCGTCGGCAGCGCAGTTGCAGGCCAACCCGGCCAGCCTGCCACCGTCGATCCTGTCGATCACCGGGGTAATCCCGTTCACCGAAACCATCTTCCTCTGGCAGTCCGGCGTGCTGCTGGCGGCGTTGGTGGTGGTCTCGCTGGTGGTCGCCTATGCCACAGCCCCAGGCCCGAACAGCGCGCGCAGCGCCCAGGACTGTGGCGTCGACCCCAGCTTTACCGCACCGCCGGCACCCCAGCGCACCCGCCCAGGTGAGTGGTTGGAATACAGCCCTATCCTGATCCTGCTGCTGGTGGCGCTGGCCGCCGGCTGGCTATACCAGGAGTTCGCCACCAAGCCGGCAATTACTGCCATTTCTGGGCTGAACACCTACAACCTGCTGTTCATCATGCTCGGTGCCTTGCTGCACTGGCGCCCGCGCAGCTTCCTCGACGCGGTGACCCGGGCGGTTCCGACTACCACGGGGGTGCTGATCCAGTTCCCGCTGTATGGTTCGATCGCCGCCATCCTCACCCAGGTGAAGGGTGTCGACGAGCAAACCCTGGCCCATCACATTTCGTTGTTCTTCACCCAGATCGCTACCCATGACACCTATGCCTTGCTGATGGGGGTGTATTCGGCAGTGCTGGGCTTCTTCATCCCTTCGGGGGGTGGCAAGTGGATCATCGAGGCACCTTACGTGATGCTGGTGGCCAACGATTTGCAGTACCACTTGGGTTGGGCAGTGCAAATCTACAACGCCGCCGAAGCTTTGCCGAACCTGATTAACCCGTTCTACATGCTGCCGCTACTGGGTGTACTGGGGCTCAAGGCGCGCGACCTGATTGGCTTCTCATTCGTGCAGTTGCTGGTGCATGTGCCGCTGGTGCTGGTGTTGCTGTGGGCATTGGGTACGACGTTGCAGTACCTGCCGCCGGTGATGCCGTAA